A window of Blattabacterium cuenoti contains these coding sequences:
- a CDS encoding shikimate dehydrogenase family protein, with protein MKTKNLFGLVGKNIFYSFSKKFFITKFHRESINDANYEIFDIDNIEQISYILKIPNLKGFNVTIPYKTKIIPFLHDMSKESAHIGSVNVVKITKIKNTKHLIGYNTDIIGFERSFKEDIKKIKCQNNNNLRALILGTGGVSLSVSFVLNKLHIPHKFISRNSNNNNYLLYENINKKLLNMYKIIINCTPIGTYPLIKYCPKLPYQYLTDTHYLYDLIYNPTETLFLKQGKKYNAITRNGLKMLHIQAEESWKIWMDDVVIVKNKQ; from the coding sequence TTGAAAACAAAAAATTTATTTGGATTGGTCGGAAAGAATATATTTTATTCATTTTCAAAGAAGTTTTTTATAACCAAATTTCATAGAGAATCTATTAATGATGCTAATTATGAAATTTTTGATATTGATAATATAGAGCAAATTTCATATATTTTAAAAATACCTAATTTAAAAGGATTTAATGTCACTATTCCATATAAAACAAAAATTATTCCATTTTTACATGATATGAGTAAAGAATCAGCTCATATAGGTTCTGTAAATGTTGTAAAAATAACAAAAATTAAAAATACAAAACATCTTATTGGATATAATACTGATATCATAGGATTTGAACGGTCCTTCAAAGAAGATATAAAGAAAATCAAATGCCAAAATAATAATAATCTTAGAGCATTAATATTAGGAACTGGTGGGGTATCTTTATCAGTTTCATTTGTATTAAACAAGTTACATATTCCACATAAATTTATTTCTAGAAATAGTAATAATAATAATTATTTATTATATGAAAATATAAATAAAAAACTGTTAAATATGTACAAAATTATTATCAATTGTACTCCTATAGGAACATATCCATTAATTAAATATTGCCCAAAATTGCCATATCAATATTTAACTGATACACATTATTTATATGACTTAATTTATAATCCAACTGAAACATTATTTTTAAAACAAGGTAAAAAATATAATGCTATTACTAGAAATGGATTAAAAATGTTACATATTCAAGCCGAAGAATCATGGAAAATTTGGATGGATGATGTTGTAATAGTAAAAAACAAGCAATAA
- a CDS encoding cysteine desulfurase family protein, giving the protein MKIAYLDNAATTPLKKEVIQIMVNTLKDNYSFGNPSSTQHIYGRKSKSIIEESRLQISNHLHVSPSEIIFTSGGTESNNIILRSSVIYLKIQYIFTSSIEHVSVLKTILDLSYKYNIYVVYIHINHKGIVDINDLEQKLKKYSYNNKHKNILVSLMHANNEIGNLLDIENVGNLCHKYNAYFHSDTIQMIGNYPMNLQSSPFDFATASAHKFYGPKGIGFIFIRKQLIKQIKPLITGGYQEYGIRPGTENIYGIIGLSEALNLSSYNFDSYEKKMKQLKLYCISELKKNIPNIVFNGLSDTDQSIPSILNIFYPKKDHLLYFHLDLMGVAISKGSSCNSYNLKEVSHVIQSISDKKKLRTMTPIRISFGFFNEKTDIDLLIDAFIKIKN; this is encoded by the coding sequence ATGAAAATTGCGTACTTAGATAATGCAGCAACGACTCCTCTTAAAAAAGAGGTTATACAAATTATGGTAAATACTTTAAAAGACAATTATTCATTTGGAAATCCATCATCTACACAACATATTTATGGTAGAAAATCTAAATCTATCATAGAAGAGTCTAGACTTCAAATATCTAATCATCTTCATGTTTCTCCATCTGAAATTATTTTTACATCCGGGGGAACAGAATCAAATAATATTATATTAAGATCTTCAGTAATATATTTAAAAATACAATATATTTTCACATCTTCTATAGAACATGTTTCAGTATTGAAAACAATTTTAGATTTATCATATAAATATAATATATATGTTGTATATATACATATAAATCATAAGGGAATTGTAGATATCAATGATTTAGAACAAAAATTGAAAAAATATTCTTATAATAATAAGCATAAAAACATTCTTGTTAGTTTAATGCATGCTAATAATGAAATAGGTAATTTATTAGATATTGAAAATGTTGGAAATCTATGTCATAAATATAATGCATATTTTCATTCTGATACTATTCAAATGATAGGAAATTATCCAATGAATCTTCAATCTTCTCCTTTTGATTTTGCAACGGCTAGTGCTCATAAATTTTATGGTCCAAAAGGTATTGGTTTTATTTTTATTAGAAAACAACTTATCAAACAAATTAAACCATTAATAACAGGTGGATATCAAGAATATGGTATTCGTCCTGGTACAGAAAATATATATGGTATTATTGGATTATCAGAGGCATTAAATTTATCATCATATAATTTTGATAGTTATGAAAAAAAAATGAAACAGTTAAAATTATATTGTATTTCAGAATTGAAAAAAAATATTCCCAATATTGTGTTTAATGGTTTATCCGATACTGATCAAAGTATACCATCTATATTAAATATTTTTTATCCAAAAAAAGATCATTTACTTTATTTTCATTTAGATTTAATGGGAGTAGCAATTTCTAAAGGTAGTTCATGTAATTCATATAATTTAAAAGAAGTCTCACATGTTATACAATCTATTTCTGATAAAAAAAAATTAAGAACAATGACTCCAATAAGAATTTCATTTGGGTTTTTTAATGAAAAAACAGATATTGATTTATTAATAGATGCTTTTATAAAAATAAAAAATTAA
- a CDS encoding acetyl-CoA carboxylase carboxyltransferase subunit alpha, with protein MEYLDFELPIKNVKDQYINCITIEKNSGIDMTNIRLQLQLKLEETIKNVHKNLTPWQRVQLSRHPNRPYSLDYILSITNNKSFIELHGDRYTGDDKAIIGGFGNIEDITYMFIGTQKGKNTKDRQYRRFGMPNPEGYRKALRLMKLAEKFQKPIVSLIDTPGAYPGIEAEEKGQGEAIGKNICEMMCLKVPIIVLIIGEGASGGALGIGIGDKISMMENAWFSVISPESCSTILWGDWDHKENAAESLKLTAYDMQKFNFIDDIIKEPLGGAHFYPDKAYLTIKEQIIKYYEELSSIEIDTLIKKRKNKYISIGYYE; from the coding sequence ATGGAATATTTAGATTTTGAACTACCTATTAAAAATGTTAAGGATCAATATATTAATTGCATTACAATAGAAAAAAATAGTGGTATTGATATGACAAATATTCGTTTACAATTGCAATTAAAATTAGAAGAAACTATTAAAAATGTACATAAAAATCTTACTCCTTGGCAGAGAGTTCAATTATCTAGACATCCAAATAGACCATATTCTTTAGATTATATATTATCTATTACAAATAATAAGTCTTTTATTGAATTACATGGAGATAGATATACTGGTGATGATAAAGCTATAATAGGAGGATTTGGAAACATAGAAGATATAACGTATATGTTTATTGGAACTCAAAAAGGTAAAAATACTAAAGATAGACAATATAGAAGATTTGGTATGCCTAATCCAGAAGGTTATAGAAAAGCATTACGTTTAATGAAATTAGCAGAAAAATTTCAAAAGCCTATTGTATCATTGATTGATACTCCTGGAGCTTATCCTGGAATTGAAGCTGAAGAAAAAGGACAAGGAGAAGCAATTGGAAAGAATATTTGCGAAATGATGTGTTTAAAAGTGCCTATAATAGTATTGATTATTGGAGAAGGTGCTAGTGGAGGAGCATTAGGAATTGGAATAGGAGATAAAATATCAATGATGGAAAATGCTTGGTTTTCTGTTATTTCTCCTGAAAGTTGTTCTACAATACTTTGGGGAGATTGGGATCATAAAGAAAATGCTGCTGAATCTTTAAAATTAACTGCTTATGATATGCAAAAATTTAATTTTATAGACGATATTATTAAAGAACCTTTAGGAGGAGCACATTTTTATCCTGATAAAGCTTATTTAACTATCAAAGAACAAATAATAAAATATTATGAAGAATTATCTTCCATAGAAATAGATACATTGATTAAAAAGAGAAAAAATAAATATATATCTATAGGATATTATGAATGA
- a CDS encoding deoxyhypusine synthase family protein, with amino-acid sequence MKDSITSFIDTYFLHFNALSLSEAAKAYKNHIQNNGKMMITLAGAMSTAELGKILAKMIRKNQVHIISCTGANLEEDVMNLIAHSHYKKILHYRSLTPFEEKEFLKQGFNRITDTCIPEKEALKKFQTSIFHIWNRAKQKSKKYFPHEYIYQLLLEHKLEPYDISPKDSWVLEAAKKNLPMVVPGWEDSTIGNIFTSFCIKKNFSSSIIKTGIEYMMYLAKWYQKESKTNKIGFFQIGGGISGDFPICVVPMLSQDLGLHNTPFWSYFCQISDSTTSYGSYSGAVPNEKITWGKLDKNTPKFIIESDATIVAPLIFAYVLNM; translated from the coding sequence ATGAAAGATTCTATTACCTCATTCATTGATACATATTTTCTTCATTTTAATGCACTTTCTTTATCTGAAGCAGCTAAAGCATATAAAAATCATATTCAAAATAATGGAAAAATGATGATCACCTTAGCAGGAGCTATGAGTACTGCAGAATTAGGCAAAATTTTAGCGAAAATGATTAGAAAAAATCAAGTACATATTATTTCCTGTACTGGTGCTAATTTAGAAGAAGATGTTATGAATTTAATAGCACATTCACATTATAAAAAAATTTTACATTATAGATCTTTAACACCATTTGAAGAAAAAGAATTTTTAAAACAAGGATTTAATCGAATCACCGATACTTGTATCCCAGAAAAAGAAGCTTTAAAAAAATTTCAAACATCTATTTTTCATATATGGAATAGAGCTAAACAAAAATCGAAAAAGTATTTTCCACATGAATATATTTATCAACTATTATTAGAACATAAATTAGAACCTTATGATATTTCACCAAAAGACAGTTGGGTATTAGAAGCAGCTAAAAAAAATTTACCCATGGTAGTGCCAGGTTGGGAAGATAGTACCATAGGTAATATTTTTACTTCTTTTTGTATAAAAAAAAATTTTTCATCTTCTATTATTAAAACTGGAATAGAATATATGATGTATTTAGCAAAATGGTATCAAAAAGAATCTAAAACAAATAAAATAGGATTTTTTCAAATAGGTGGTGGAATTTCAGGTGATTTTCCTATTTGTGTAGTTCCTATGTTATCACAAGATTTAGGACTTCATAATACACCATTTTGGTCATATTTTTGTCAAATATCTGATTCTACTACTAGTTATGGATCTTATTCAGGAGCAGTTCCTAATGAAAAAATTACTTGGGGAAAATTAGATAAAAATACTCCAAAATTTATTATTGAATCAGATGCTACTATTGTTGCACCATTAATTTTTGCATATGTATTAAATATGTAA
- a CDS encoding 4Fe-4S dicluster domain-containing protein — translation MSLIITKECINCGACQLECPNHAIYEGGKKWSMSEGTSLNETNYYNPKELDHYFIVDEKCTECIGFYNVPQCATVCPVNCCILNEKNIETKDTLIKKKKKLHN, via the coding sequence ATGTCTCTAATAATTACCAAAGAATGTATTAATTGCGGTGCATGTCAATTAGAATGTCCTAATCATGCTATTTATGAAGGAGGGAAAAAATGGAGTATGTCAGAAGGGACTTCCTTAAACGAAACAAATTATTATAATCCAAAAGAACTGGATCATTATTTTATAGTTGATGAAAAATGTACAGAATGTATCGGTTTTTATAATGTTCCACAATGTGCAACTGTATGTCCGGTTAATTGTTGTATTTTAAATGAAAAAAATATAGAAACCAAAGACACTCTTATAAAAAAAAAAAAAAAATTACATAATTGA
- the rpsU gene encoding 30S ribosomal protein S21 has product MILITTVREGESIEKALKKSKKKFDKTKVLKELKEKQQFIKPSEYRRNEILRAIYREKIKQLKEE; this is encoded by the coding sequence ATGATATTAATTACAACCGTAAGAGAAGGAGAATCTATTGAAAAAGCTTTAAAAAAAAGTAAAAAAAAGTTTGATAAAACAAAAGTTTTAAAAGAATTAAAAGAAAAACAACAATTTATAAAACCTTCTGAATATCGTAGAAATGAAATTTTAAGAGCTATATATAGAGAAAAAATCAAACAATTGAAAGAAGAATAA
- a CDS encoding succinate dehydrogenase has translation MIVHFIRSSIGKKVIMAMTGVFLMLFLLLHLSINMFLFDGEKSFNNAVFFMRNNFFIKILEYVLALGFIIHIIFGITLHIKNSLSQDSIDYSMKQYITTFSSRNMIYTGFLVLGFLILHLMNFTIPMRYYHNNNKDVISDYKIVTTLFKYPVYTFIYIFSFLILGIHLNHGFTSSFQSLGLSNKKNLLWIKKLGCYYVWSICLGFSFIAIWFFLFDS, from the coding sequence ATGATTGTTCATTTTATTAGATCTTCTATAGGGAAAAAAGTAATCATGGCAATGACAGGGGTATTTCTTATGTTATTTTTATTATTACATTTAAGTATAAATATGTTTTTGTTTGATGGAGAAAAATCATTTAATAATGCAGTGTTTTTTATGAGAAATAATTTTTTTATAAAAATTTTAGAATATGTTTTAGCGTTAGGATTTATAATTCATATAATTTTTGGTATTACATTGCATATAAAAAATTCTTTATCACAAGATAGTATTGATTATTCAATGAAACAATATATTACAACATTTAGTAGTAGAAATATGATATATACAGGATTTTTAGTATTAGGATTTTTAATATTACATTTAATGAATTTTACAATTCCAATGAGATATTATCATAATAATAATAAAGACGTAATATCAGATTATAAAATAGTCACTACATTATTTAAATATCCTGTATATACATTTATATATATATTTTCTTTTTTGATTTTAGGTATTCATTTAAATCATGGATTTACATCTTCTTTTCAATCATTAGGATTATCTAATAAAAAAAATTTGTTATGGATTAAAAAACTTGGATGTTATTATGTTTGGTCTATATGTTTAGGTTTTTCTTTTATTGCGATTTGGTTTTTTTTGTTTGATTCATAA
- a CDS encoding fumarate reductase/succinate dehydrogenase flavoprotein subunit gives MKQNYKLNAQIPSGSLDEQWTNYKSSLEVISPSNRNHLDIIIVGSGLAGASASSSLAELGYRVKVFCYQDSPRRAHSVAAQGGINAAKNYKGDNDSIYRLFYDTIKGGDYRSREANVYRLAELSSNIIDQCVAQGVPFARDYAGYLENRSFGGTKVSRTFYAKGQTGQQLLLACYSAMSRQIGKGRIKMYNRHEMMDLVVIDGAARGIIARNLVSGELEKHTAHTVIIASGGYSNVFFLSTNAMGANASAIWRVHKKGGGFANPCYTQIHPTCIPIHGNFQSKLTLMSESLRNDGRIWVPKNIEDAINIRTGKQSPKNISEKNRDYFLERKYPSFGNLVPRDIASRAAKERCNAGFGIENNDTNEGIFLDFDHAINYYGLEKSNELGINNISTDTIRSYGKQVLESKYGNLFHMYETITGDNPYNIPMKIYPAAHYTMGGLWVDYNLMSTINGCYVIGEANFSDHGANRLGASALMQGLADGYFIIPYTISDYLSKFINNKNEISTDHEEFHKSEKNVRHKILKIVSKKGDISVDYIHKHLGHIMWKYVGMSRNKPGLYKAITKIQELNHFFWKNIFVPGNIKDGMNYELEKAIRIADFLELSELIAMDALNRNESCGSHFREEYQTKDGESMRNDENYKYVSIWKYQKEKSIKEEIMYKEHLIFNFVKLQTRSYV, from the coding sequence ATGAAACAAAATTATAAACTTAATGCTCAAATTCCATCTGGTTCATTAGATGAACAATGGACAAATTATAAATCTTCTTTAGAAGTAATCTCACCTTCAAATCGTAATCATTTAGATATTATTATTGTAGGATCTGGATTAGCGGGTGCATCAGCATCTTCATCTTTAGCTGAATTAGGATACAGAGTCAAAGTTTTTTGTTATCAAGATTCTCCTAGACGAGCACATTCTGTTGCTGCTCAAGGTGGAATTAATGCTGCTAAAAATTATAAAGGAGATAATGATTCAATTTATAGATTATTTTATGATACTATTAAAGGAGGTGATTATAGATCACGTGAAGCAAATGTATATCGTTTAGCAGAACTTTCTTCAAATATTATAGATCAATGTGTTGCACAAGGTGTTCCATTTGCTAGAGATTATGCAGGATATTTAGAAAATAGATCTTTTGGAGGTACTAAAGTCTCCCGAACATTTTATGCAAAAGGACAAACAGGGCAACAATTATTACTTGCATGTTATTCAGCAATGTCTAGACAAATTGGAAAAGGTAGAATTAAAATGTATAATCGTCATGAAATGATGGATTTAGTAGTAATAGATGGTGCAGCGAGAGGTATTATTGCTAGAAATTTAGTTTCTGGAGAATTGGAAAAACATACAGCACATACAGTTATTATTGCATCTGGAGGATATAGTAATGTATTTTTTTTATCTACTAACGCAATGGGGGCTAATGCTAGTGCTATTTGGAGGGTTCATAAAAAAGGAGGTGGATTTGCCAATCCATGTTATACACAAATTCATCCTACATGTATTCCAATTCATGGTAATTTTCAATCTAAATTAACATTAATGTCTGAATCATTAAGAAATGATGGAAGAATTTGGGTTCCCAAAAATATAGAAGATGCTATTAATATAAGAACTGGTAAACAATCTCCTAAAAATATTTCAGAAAAAAATAGAGATTATTTTCTAGAAAGAAAATATCCTTCATTTGGAAATTTAGTTCCAAGAGATATTGCATCTCGTGCTGCTAAAGAAAGATGTAATGCCGGGTTTGGTATAGAAAATAATGATACAAACGAAGGTATTTTTTTAGATTTTGATCATGCTATAAATTATTATGGATTAGAAAAAAGTAATGAATTAGGGATTAACAATATTAGTACTGATACAATAAGATCTTATGGTAAACAAGTATTAGAATCAAAATATGGTAATTTATTTCATATGTATGAAACCATTACTGGAGATAATCCATACAATATACCTATGAAAATTTATCCTGCTGCTCATTATACTATGGGTGGATTATGGGTCGATTATAATCTTATGTCTACTATTAACGGATGTTATGTCATAGGTGAAGCAAATTTTTCAGATCATGGAGCTAATAGACTGGGTGCTTCTGCATTAATGCAGGGATTAGCAGATGGATACTTTATTATTCCTTATACTATATCTGATTATTTATCTAAATTTATTAACAATAAAAATGAAATATCTACTGATCATGAAGAATTTCACAAATCAGAAAAAAATGTAAGACATAAAATATTAAAAATTGTATCTAAAAAAGGAGATATTTCAGTAGATTATATTCATAAACATCTTGGACATATAATGTGGAAATATGTTGGTATGAGTAGAAATAAACCAGGATTATATAAAGCTATCACGAAAATACAAGAATTAAACCATTTTTTTTGGAAAAATATTTTTGTACCAGGAAATATTAAAGATGGTATGAATTATGAATTAGAAAAAGCTATAAGAATTGCAGATTTTTTAGAATTAAGTGAATTAATTGCTATGGATGCATTAAATAGAAATGAATCTTGCGGAAGTCATTTTAGAGAAGAATATCAAACAAAAGACGGAGAATCTATGAGAAATGATGAAAATTATAAATATGTTTCTATATGGAAATATCAAAAAGAAAAGTCAATTAAAGAAGAAATAATGTATAAAGAACATTTAATATTCAACTTTGTAAAGTTACAAACTCGTTCTTATGTATAA
- a CDS encoding succinate dehydrogenase/fumarate reductase iron-sulfur subunit, which yields MTAKQSLNFTLNIWRQKNNKVNGYFKTYKIYNISPDSSFLEMLDILNNQILLEKKEFPIAFDHDCREGICGMCSLYINGRAHGPNDLVTTCQLHMRNFCNEETIYIEPWRAKTFPIIKDLIVDRSSLDRIIMSGGFISVGTFGHPLDGNLIPITHSEADKAFDAASCIGCGACIATCKNKSAMLFVAAKISHLSLLPQGKIERKKRVINMVNQMDKEGFGACTNTRACEIDCPKGISTEHISFLNKEYITSCL from the coding sequence ATGACAGCAAAACAATCTTTAAATTTTACATTAAACATATGGAGACAAAAAAATAATAAGGTAAATGGTTATTTTAAAACATATAAAATTTATAATATTTCTCCAGATAGCTCATTTTTAGAAATGTTAGATATCCTAAATAATCAAATTTTATTAGAAAAAAAAGAATTTCCAATTGCTTTTGATCATGATTGTCGTGAAGGTATTTGTGGAATGTGTTCCTTATATATTAATGGAAGAGCTCATGGACCAAACGATCTTGTAACTACTTGTCAGTTACATATGAGAAATTTTTGCAATGAGGAAACAATTTATATTGAACCTTGGAGAGCCAAAACATTTCCTATAATTAAAGATTTAATAGTAGATAGATCCTCTTTAGATAGAATTATAATGTCTGGAGGATTTATTTCAGTTGGAACATTTGGACATCCTTTAGATGGTAATTTAATTCCTATTACTCATTCTGAGGCAGATAAAGCTTTTGATGCAGCATCTTGTATTGGCTGTGGTGCATGTATTGCAACATGTAAAAATAAATCTGCAATGTTGTTTGTTGCAGCTAAAATTTCTCATTTATCATTATTACCACAAGGTAAAATAGAAAGAAAAAAAAGGGTGATCAATATGGTAAATCAAATGGATAAAGAAGGTTTTGGAGCATGTACAAATACTAGAGCATGTGAAATAGATTGTCCAAAAGGAATTTCGACTGAACATATTTCTTTTCTTAATAAAGAATATATTACATCTTGTCTATAA
- the lpdA gene encoding dihydrolipoyl dehydrogenase, whose translation MNNYSYDIVIIGSGPGGYVAAIRASQLGFRTAIIEKDTHLGGTCLNVGCIPSKYLLHSSKYFFLSKKEYHSYGITYDNIYLNFNKMMNKKNDIINNLNIGLQFLMKKNKIDIYHGLATFKNKHVISIQRIQKDNNYINQEIQFKYCIIATGSESQTHPKFIKNKRILFSKNALSIHEIPKRLIVIGGGIIGIELSAIYQRLGSQVIILETMDKLISNMDHSLSDSMKKILEENSIQVETSLLIDNIQMLKNNTEIYITVVKKNNGKKINYIGDYCLISIGRIPYTQHLNLNQLGIKQDNKGFILVNEHLQCNTVNNIYAIGDVIGGKMLAHKAEEEGLYVVEYLAGQNPNKLNYNLVPSIIYTYPEVSSVGKTEAEIKNEKIEYNIGIFPLKNLGISKIIDNDSCKHGFVKIISKKSTDEILGIHMIGPNVSEIIMTAAIAMEFRATSEDLYRICYPHPTFSESLKEAALMTFTKQAIHI comes from the coding sequence ATGAACAATTATTCATATGATATTGTTATTATTGGCTCTGGACCAGGCGGTTATGTAGCGGCTATTAGAGCTAGTCAATTAGGATTTCGTACTGCTATTATAGAAAAGGATACACATTTAGGTGGCACTTGTTTAAATGTAGGATGTATTCCATCTAAATATCTATTACATTCTTCAAAATATTTTTTTTTATCTAAAAAAGAATATCACTCATATGGAATTACTTATGATAATATCTATTTAAATTTCAATAAAATGATGAATAAAAAAAATGATATTATTAATAATCTTAATATAGGTTTACAATTTTTAATGAAAAAAAATAAAATAGATATATATCATGGATTAGCTACTTTTAAAAATAAACATGTAATATCTATTCAAAGAATACAAAAAGATAATAATTATATCAATCAAGAAATACAATTTAAATACTGCATAATAGCTACTGGATCAGAATCACAAACTCATCCTAAATTTATAAAAAATAAAAGAATTTTATTTTCTAAAAATGCACTATCTATTCATGAAATTCCAAAAAGATTAATCGTAATTGGAGGAGGAATTATTGGAATAGAATTAAGTGCAATTTATCAAAGATTAGGTAGTCAAGTTATTATTCTTGAAACCATGGATAAATTAATTTCCAATATGGATCATTCTTTAAGTGATTCAATGAAAAAAATCTTAGAAGAAAATTCTATTCAAGTAGAAACTTCTTTATTGATTGATAATATTCAAATGCTGAAAAATAATACAGAAATATACATTACTGTCGTAAAAAAAAATAATGGTAAAAAAATAAATTATATAGGAGATTATTGTCTGATATCTATAGGACGAATTCCATATACTCAACATCTTAATTTAAATCAATTAGGAATTAAACAAGATAATAAAGGTTTTATTTTAGTAAATGAACATTTACAATGTAATACCGTTAATAATATTTATGCTATAGGTGACGTTATTGGAGGTAAAATGTTAGCACATAAAGCAGAAGAAGAAGGATTATATGTAGTAGAATATTTAGCTGGACAAAATCCAAATAAATTAAATTATAATTTAGTACCTAGTATTATATATACTTATCCTGAAGTATCTAGCGTTGGAAAAACTGAAGCAGAAATTAAAAATGAAAAAATAGAATATAATATAGGAATTTTTCCACTTAAAAATTTAGGAATATCAAAAATAATTGATAATGATAGTTGTAAGCATGGTTTTGTAAAAATTATATCAAAAAAATCCACAGATGAAATTTTAGGAATTCATATGATAGGACCTAATGTTTCAGAAATCATAATGACAGCGGCTATTGCTATGGAATTTAGAGCTACTTCAGAAGATTTATATAGAATTTGTTATCCACATCCTACATTTAGTGAATCTCTTAAAGAAGCCGCTTTAATGACTTTTACGAAACAAGCTATACATATATAA